From one Bacteroides eggerthii genomic stretch:
- a CDS encoding MATE family efflux transporter, which produces MIQQENLKKRLAKLAAPIFIETLLIMMLGAVDTVMLSRHSDNSVAAVGVVNQIIMLTFLVFEVINLGTSVLCSQYIGARLHKQVVQVVGVSILVNLVVGITISMLLFGCAGPILRLMGLGPELMQDGMDYMRIVGAFAFFQALSLTLSASLRSANKAVYPMLVTVVVNILNIIGNYSLIFGRFGFPELGVEGAAISTAFSRGVSMIILFVILFRKHIHSFPRVYFRPFPWVELKNLMKVGLPSAGEQLSYSSSQVVITYFINMLGVEALATRTYCVNIIMFAYLFSISMAQGGAICIGHLIGEKKPHAAFLMGKYVMKKSVMITVILSGILALFGHTIFGWLTSNPEIIRMGATVLMIDVVLEIGRPINIFATNALRAAGDVNYPFYVGLVVMWSVAVGLGYLFGIPFGWGICGMWVAFLLDENIRGAIFVRRWYSMKWVSKSFIK; this is translated from the coding sequence ATGATACAGCAGGAAAATTTAAAGAAACGGCTTGCCAAGCTGGCGGCTCCTATCTTTATTGAGACGCTACTTATTATGATGCTCGGCGCGGTGGACACCGTCATGCTGAGCCGCCATTCGGATAACAGTGTGGCTGCCGTAGGCGTGGTCAATCAGATTATCATGCTGACGTTTCTGGTGTTTGAAGTGATAAATCTCGGTACTTCCGTACTGTGTTCACAATATATCGGTGCGCGCTTGCATAAGCAGGTGGTGCAGGTGGTGGGAGTTTCCATTTTGGTCAATCTGGTGGTGGGCATCACTATCAGTATGCTGTTGTTCGGCTGTGCAGGGCCTATTCTGCGCCTGATGGGGCTTGGGCCTGAACTGATGCAGGATGGCATGGACTACATGCGCATTGTGGGAGCGTTCGCATTCTTTCAGGCATTATCCCTGACTCTTTCCGCTTCGTTGAGAAGCGCCAATAAGGCGGTGTATCCGATGCTGGTTACGGTGGTGGTCAATATCCTTAATATAATAGGCAACTATTCTCTGATTTTCGGACGTTTCGGATTTCCGGAATTAGGGGTGGAGGGGGCTGCTATCTCCACTGCCTTCAGCCGGGGTGTATCGATGATCATTCTGTTCGTAATCCTGTTCCGCAAGCATATCCATAGTTTCCCGCGGGTTTATTTCCGTCCGTTCCCATGGGTGGAGCTGAAGAATCTGATGAAGGTGGGGCTGCCTTCTGCCGGGGAGCAGCTTTCTTACAGCTCGTCGCAGGTGGTAATCACTTATTTCATCAATATGCTGGGAGTGGAGGCGCTTGCCACACGTACCTACTGCGTCAATATTATTATGTTCGCCTATCTGTTCAGCATCTCTATGGCACAGGGTGGAGCGATATGTATCGGGCATCTGATAGGGGAGAAAAAACCGCATGCCGCTTTTCTGATGGGGAAGTATGTGATGAAGAAGTCTGTAATGATCACTGTGATCCTGTCCGGCATACTTGCGCTCTTCGGGCATACGATTTTTGGCTGGCTGACGTCCAATCCCGAGATTATCAGAATGGGGGCTACTGTCCTGATGATTGATGTCGTGCTGGAGATAGGACGTCCCATCAATATTTTTGCTACGAATGCACTGCGTGCGGCAGGAGATGTGAACTATCCGTTCTATGTGGGGCTGGTGGTGATGTGGAGCGTGGCTGTGGGGCTTGGCTATCTGTTCGGAATTCCGTTTGGCTGGGGCATTTGCGGCATGTGGGTTGCTTTCCTGCTGGACGAAAACATCCGGGGGGCTATCTTTGTCCGCCGTTGGTACAGCATGAAGTGGGTGAGCAAAAGTTTCATTAA
- a CDS encoding Crp/Fnr family transcriptional regulator: MDTLLKETVDLTVNSRYPGMAPEGRRQIEEVLIRKEVEKGEILLKEGQISHNLVFVGKGMLRQFYYKNGKDVTEHFSYEGCIIICIESTLKKEPTHLMIEALEDSIVYLLPYDKLMLLTEVSWEINMFYRKILEYSLITSQIKADSWRFETARERYNLLMQHQPEVIKRAPLSHIASYLLMTPETLSRVRSGIL; encoded by the coding sequence ATGGATACATTACTCAAAGAGACGGTGGACCTTACAGTCAACTCCCGTTATCCCGGCATGGCTCCCGAAGGCAGACGGCAAATAGAAGAAGTCCTGATCCGCAAAGAAGTGGAAAAAGGAGAGATTCTATTGAAAGAAGGACAAATAAGCCATAATCTTGTATTCGTCGGCAAAGGCATGTTGCGCCAGTTCTACTATAAAAACGGCAAGGACGTCACCGAACATTTCTCTTATGAAGGTTGCATTATCATCTGCATTGAAAGTACCCTGAAGAAAGAGCCCACCCACCTCATGATTGAGGCGCTTGAGGACAGCATTGTCTACTTGCTGCCTTATGACAAGCTGATGCTGCTCACCGAAGTGTCTTGGGAAATCAATATGTTCTACCGCAAAATACTCGAATATTCCCTCATCACTTCACAAATAAAAGCCGACTCCTGGCGGTTCGAAACTGCACGCGAGCGTTACAACCTGCTGATGCAGCACCAGCCTGAAGTTATCAAGCGGGCTCCCTTGTCGCACATTGCTTCCTATCTGCTGATGACTCCGGAGACATTGAGTAGAGTGCGTTCGGGCATACTCTGA
- a CDS encoding tyrosine-type recombinase/integrase — translation MTTIYTFAQSAIEEAQNAGRYGTANLYTSAIKSFRKFTGDIPLTFKELTPGLIKKYEESLLQKGRRHNTISAYMRMLRSIFNQAYVQGIPDATSADELFRFVFTGYEPTTKRAISPALIRRLSQLKLEQHPHLCFSRDLFLLSFYLRGIPFVDLVYLRKTDMRHNTIYYYRHKTRQQLSVYIEPYAADILRRYTNKHSQSPYLLPILSSTGSEGYRQYKSALRLYNQHLHQLSKMLHLNVPLTSYVARHSWATTAKEEGVAIAMISEGLGHSSEKVTNVYLASFNNNAMSKANRKVISRIYPKKKKKR, via the coding sequence ATGACCACAATATATACTTTCGCACAAAGTGCGATCGAAGAAGCCCAAAATGCCGGACGCTATGGAACCGCCAATCTGTACACCAGCGCCATTAAAAGTTTCCGAAAATTCACCGGAGACATACCTCTTACCTTCAAAGAACTCACACCGGGACTGATTAAGAAATACGAAGAAAGCCTGCTCCAGAAAGGGCGGCGCCACAACACCATATCAGCCTATATGCGTATGCTGCGCTCCATCTTCAACCAAGCGTACGTACAAGGCATTCCCGATGCCACATCTGCCGACGAACTGTTTCGCTTCGTATTCACAGGATACGAGCCTACCACCAAGCGGGCCATCTCTCCCGCCCTTATACGCCGCCTTTCACAGTTAAAGTTGGAGCAGCATCCTCATTTATGCTTCAGCCGCGACCTGTTCCTGCTTAGTTTTTACCTCAGAGGAATTCCATTTGTCGACCTCGTCTATCTTCGCAAGACGGACATGAGGCATAACACCATTTATTACTACCGCCACAAAACCCGCCAGCAGCTATCGGTCTACATCGAACCTTACGCTGCCGACATCCTGCGCCGGTACACTAACAAACATTCCCAATCCCCCTATCTCCTACCCATACTTTCGTCCACCGGCTCGGAAGGCTACCGGCAATACAAAAGCGCCTTACGCCTTTACAACCAACATCTGCACCAACTTTCCAAAATGCTACATCTAAACGTGCCACTCACCTCCTACGTGGCGCGCCACTCTTGGGCCACCACCGCCAAAGAAGAGGGAGTAGCCATTGCCATGATAAGCGAAGGCCTGGGACACAGCTCCGAAAAAGTAACAAACGTTTATCTCGCCTCCTTCAACAACAATGCAATGAGCAAAGCCAACAGGAAAGTCATTTCAAGAATCTATCCAAAGAAAAAGAAAAAAAGGTAA
- a CDS encoding undecaprenyl-phosphate glucose phosphotransferase yields MKQVLRFNKVIKLIIIAGDLCILNTIFIVLYHIIDVQTLGETFANSLLRLLVLLNLVYITCNYSQGVILHERIVRPERIVTRAIRNTFFHAVVFISLISLADFGTLSARFFILFYFFFLICLTIYRLTFRQILKSYRRSGGNSRSTILLGDGEDMIELYHEMAGNAASGFKIIGYFAEAPSPLYPEQCPYLGLPQHALPYIQHSPTEHVYCGLPSSYSKEILPIINYCENHLIHFYSVPDVRRYLKRHMHFEMLGNVPILYIRQEPLAQPENRLLKRMFDILFSLLFLCTLFPVIYLIIGTAIKITSPGPIFFKQKRSGEAGKEFWCYKFRSMRVNKDSDTMQATKNDPRKTKLGNFLRKSNIDELPQFINVLLGSMSVVGPRPHMLKHTEEYSKLVDKYMVRHLIKPGITGWAQINGFRGETKELWQMEGRVERDIWYLEHWTFMLDLYIIYKTVKNLIRGDKEAY; encoded by the coding sequence ATGAAACAAGTATTACGATTTAATAAAGTCATCAAGTTAATCATCATTGCCGGTGATTTATGTATATTGAATACTATCTTCATAGTATTATATCATATAATAGATGTCCAGACCCTCGGTGAGACATTTGCCAATTCTCTTCTCCGGCTATTAGTCCTTCTGAACCTGGTCTATATTACCTGCAACTACTCCCAAGGCGTTATTCTGCATGAACGCATTGTGCGTCCGGAACGGATTGTGACGCGTGCCATACGCAACACTTTTTTCCATGCAGTAGTATTCATCAGCCTTATCAGTCTTGCAGATTTCGGAACTCTTTCCGCACGTTTCTTTATCTTGTTCTATTTCTTTTTTCTTATTTGCTTAACTATCTACCGGCTGACTTTCCGCCAAATTTTAAAGTCCTATCGTCGTTCGGGCGGCAACTCCCGTAGCACCATACTCTTAGGCGACGGTGAAGACATGATTGAGCTTTACCATGAAATGGCAGGAAATGCAGCATCCGGTTTCAAGATAATCGGCTATTTTGCGGAAGCGCCTTCCCCACTCTATCCCGAACAATGCCCTTATTTGGGCCTTCCCCAACATGCACTTCCTTACATCCAACATAGCCCAACAGAACACGTGTACTGCGGACTTCCTTCATCATACAGCAAGGAAATCCTACCCATCATCAATTACTGTGAAAATCATCTTATACACTTTTACAGTGTGCCCGATGTGCGCAGATACCTCAAACGCCACATGCATTTTGAAATGTTGGGCAACGTTCCCATTCTATACATCCGTCAGGAACCATTGGCGCAGCCGGAAAACAGACTTCTTAAACGAATGTTCGACATTCTTTTCTCACTGCTTTTTCTGTGCACGCTTTTCCCTGTGATATACCTGATAATAGGCACAGCCATAAAAATCACCTCACCCGGTCCCATCTTCTTCAAGCAAAAACGCAGTGGAGAAGCCGGCAAAGAGTTCTGGTGCTACAAGTTCCGTTCCATGCGCGTAAACAAAGACAGTGACACCATGCAGGCCACCAAAAACGATCCGCGCAAAACGAAGTTGGGAAATTTCCTACGCAAAAGCAACATCGACGAACTTCCGCAGTTCATCAACGTCCTGTTGGGCAGCATGTCCGTAGTGGGACCTCGTCCTCACATGCTGAAACACACCGAGGAATATTCCAAGCTGGTTGACAAATACATGGTGCGGCATCTCATAAAACCCGGCATCACCGGATGGGCGCAAATCAACGGTTTTCGTGGCGAGACCAAAGAACTGTGGCAAATGGAAGGCCGCGTGGAACGAGACATCTGGTATCTGGAACACTGGACTTTCATGCTCGACCTATACATCATTTACAAAACCGTAAAAAACCTGATAAGAGGAGATAAAGAGGCCTATTGA
- a CDS encoding polysaccharide biosynthesis/export family protein, whose protein sequence is MKRRNLIFLLLPLLLAGCQSYKKVPYLQNDLGQIASADTSTRSMTLYDARIMPKDLLTIVVSCPEEPELAEPFNLTIATPASNTGNRSLTSQPALQQYLVDNDGNVEFPVLGTIHLGGLTKGEAEQYIKDKLKSQFRGTPIVTVRMVNYKISVIGEVGSPGTFTISNEKVNIFEALAMAGDMTIYGIRDNVKLIREDNTGKREIVTLNLNDQDILQSPYYYLQQNDILYVTPNKTKAKTSNISSSTTIWFSVVGSLVSLASLIIAITK, encoded by the coding sequence ATGAAAAGAAGAAATCTGATATTTTTATTATTGCCTCTGCTACTGGCAGGATGCCAAAGCTACAAGAAAGTGCCTTATCTGCAGAATGATTTGGGCCAGATTGCCTCAGCCGATACAAGCACACGCAGCATGACCCTATATGATGCCCGCATCATGCCGAAAGACTTGCTGACAATCGTAGTGAGCTGTCCTGAAGAGCCCGAACTGGCAGAACCATTCAACCTGACCATAGCAACTCCCGCCAGCAACACCGGCAACAGATCCCTTACTTCCCAGCCTGCGCTGCAACAATATCTCGTAGACAATGACGGAAATGTGGAATTTCCCGTATTGGGTACTATCCACTTAGGCGGCCTCACCAAAGGAGAAGCCGAACAGTACATCAAGGACAAACTCAAATCCCAGTTTCGTGGAACACCCATTGTCACCGTACGCATGGTTAATTATAAAATTTCAGTCATCGGCGAAGTGGGCAGTCCGGGAACATTTACCATCTCCAACGAAAAGGTCAATATCTTCGAAGCCCTTGCCATGGCAGGCGATATGACTATCTACGGCATTCGCGATAACGTGAAGCTGATTCGTGAAGACAATACCGGCAAACGTGAGATTGTGACGCTCAACCTGAACGATCAGGACATTCTGCAATCACCTTATTACTACCTGCAACAGAATGACATTTTATATGTCACCCCAAATAAGACCAAGGCAAAAACATCCAATATCAGTAGCAGCACCACTATCTGGTTCTCGGTTGTCGGCTCACTGGTTTCATTGGCGAGTCTTATTATAGCAATTACCAAATAA
- a CDS encoding GumC family protein: MKEEIYDDLFEEKEEKTNWQATLFKYVIRWPWFIASIILCMACAWLYLKTITPVYNINASIIIKDDKKGGNSGGDLSAFENFGFISSAKNIDNEIEILRSKSLIKDVVSELGLYISYSGESGFNRIDLYGSSPILVHFLPEDAERMSAPILLNISYHSNQQIDVTATIGENTVSKHFTKLPAVLSGEAGTLTFMSNPSVPPTGSGNIDVSIVNPLSVAKGYRGALSIEPTSKSTSVVTVSVKNTNKKRGEDFINKLIEIYNKKANNDKNEVAQNTARFIDERISVINQELGTTEQELESFKREAGLTDLSNDAQLAVSEQSAYEKLCVENGTQLNLIQYLSEYIQKPENATSTLPANVGLNDATLSGLIAQYNALILERNRLLRTSSEANPVVRRLDSNIQDMRAGIITTITSTRKGLLITKADLDRQAGKYAGRISNAPAQERRFVSIQRQQEIKAGLYLMLLQKREENNIALAATANNAKIIDDALADDFPVSPNSKSIYMIAFTLGLGIPAGIIYILNLLSFRIEGRADVEKLTAVPIIGDLPLTEPEAGHTHTIAVRENDNDIMAETFRSLRTNLLFILGDPDKKVILITSTMSGEGKTFIASNLAVSLALLGKKVIIVGLDIRKPGLNKVFHISHKEYGITQYLSAPQSTDLRSMIQPSGISPNLSVLPGGIIPPNPTELLARQSLEDAVEILKQDYDYIVLDTAPIGMVTDTQLIARVADASIYVCRADYTHKNDYQLINELYNNNRLPNLCTVINGLDMKKKKYGYYYGYGKYGKYYGYGKKYGYGYGYGYGSTSDRK; the protein is encoded by the coding sequence GTGAAAGAAGAAATATACGACGACTTGTTCGAAGAAAAAGAAGAGAAAACCAACTGGCAGGCTACACTTTTCAAATATGTCATCCGCTGGCCGTGGTTTATAGCCTCAATCATTCTCTGCATGGCATGTGCATGGCTCTATCTGAAAACCATTACTCCGGTGTACAATATCAACGCATCCATCATTATCAAGGATGACAAGAAAGGTGGAAATTCCGGCGGTGATCTCAGTGCATTCGAGAACTTCGGCTTCATATCGTCCGCTAAAAACATTGACAATGAAATAGAAATTCTCCGCAGCAAATCGCTCATCAAGGATGTAGTCAGCGAACTGGGCTTATACATTAGCTATTCAGGCGAAAGCGGATTCAACAGAATCGATTTATACGGTTCATCCCCAATACTTGTGCATTTCCTGCCCGAAGATGCCGAACGCATGTCTGCCCCTATACTTCTGAACATCAGCTATCACTCCAACCAACAGATAGATGTGACGGCAACCATTGGAGAAAATACCGTCAGCAAACATTTCACGAAATTACCAGCCGTTCTCTCCGGTGAGGCCGGTACACTCACTTTTATGTCCAACCCTTCTGTTCCTCCCACAGGCAGCGGTAATATAGATGTAAGCATTGTCAATCCCCTGTCCGTAGCCAAAGGATACCGGGGAGCCTTGTCCATTGAACCGACCAGCAAAAGCACTTCCGTTGTTACCGTATCGGTGAAAAACACGAATAAGAAACGCGGCGAGGATTTTATAAACAAGCTAATAGAAATATATAATAAAAAAGCCAACAACGACAAGAACGAAGTGGCGCAGAATACCGCCCGGTTCATTGACGAACGCATCTCCGTCATCAATCAGGAATTAGGCACTACGGAGCAGGAGCTGGAAAGCTTCAAACGCGAAGCAGGCCTCACCGACCTCAGCAACGACGCACAGCTTGCCGTCAGCGAACAGTCCGCCTACGAAAAGCTGTGCGTGGAAAACGGCACACAGCTCAATCTGATTCAGTATCTCTCCGAATACATTCAAAAGCCGGAAAATGCAACCTCCACCCTACCTGCCAACGTGGGGCTGAACGACGCCACCCTATCCGGCCTTATAGCCCAATACAATGCCCTGATTCTGGAACGTAACCGACTGCTGCGCACTTCTTCGGAAGCCAACCCTGTTGTGCGCCGTCTCGACAGCAATATACAGGATATGCGTGCCGGTATCATCACCACCATTACCAGCACACGCAAAGGACTGCTCATCACCAAAGCCGACCTCGACCGTCAGGCAGGCAAATACGCCGGACGCATCAGTAACGCTCCTGCACAGGAACGCCGTTTCGTCAGCATCCAGCGCCAGCAGGAAATCAAAGCTGGACTTTATCTCATGCTATTGCAGAAACGCGAGGAAAACAACATCGCACTGGCTGCTACCGCCAATAATGCCAAAATCATAGACGATGCATTGGCAGATGATTTCCCGGTATCTCCCAATAGTAAGTCAATCTACATGATTGCGTTCACACTTGGACTCGGTATTCCGGCAGGGATTATTTACATCCTGAATCTCCTCAGTTTCCGTATTGAGGGACGTGCCGATGTAGAGAAACTCACCGCTGTACCCATTATCGGCGATCTTCCCCTTACCGAACCGGAAGCCGGACACACTCATACCATAGCCGTCCGCGAAAACGACAATGATATTATGGCGGAAACATTCCGGAGCCTGCGCACCAACCTGCTTTTCATTTTGGGCGATCCGGACAAGAAAGTAATTCTCATCACATCCACCATGAGTGGTGAGGGAAAAACATTCATCGCATCCAATTTGGCTGTCAGCCTGGCATTATTGGGAAAGAAAGTGATTATCGTCGGGCTGGACATCCGCAAGCCGGGACTGAACAAAGTGTTCCACATCTCCCACAAGGAGTATGGCATCACCCAATATTTGTCTGCCCCCCAAAGCACCGATCTGCGTTCCATGATACAACCTTCCGGCATATCTCCCAATCTCAGCGTATTGCCCGGCGGAATCATACCACCCAACCCAACGGAACTGCTGGCACGCCAATCCTTAGAAGATGCCGTTGAAATATTGAAACAAGATTACGATTATATCGTGCTTGATACCGCCCCTATCGGCATGGTGACCGATACGCAGCTTATAGCTCGTGTGGCCGACGCCAGTATTTATGTCTGCCGCGCCGATTATACACATAAGAACGATTACCAACTGATCAACGAGTTGTACAACAATAATCGTTTGCCCAATTTGTGCACCGTCATCAACGGGCTGGATATGAAAAAGAAGAAATACGGCTATTACTACGGCTACGGCAAGTATGGCAAGTACTATGGTTACGGCAAGAAATATGGCTACGGTTATGGATACGGCTATGGCAGCACCTCCGACCGTAAATAG
- a CDS encoding UpxY family transcription antiterminator — MQSTKYTETETDAVCRQWLVAYVQSCLEKRTARRLAAMGIECYLPIQSEIHQWSDRRKRVDRLIIPMMIFVHVTPQERALPLSLQAVNRYMVLRGESAPAVIPDEQMAQFRFMLDYSQEAVEMCSAPLAPGDAVKVIKGPLAGLEGELVILNGKSKVAVRLDKLGYAHVDMPVGFVEKKKKAPTGAF, encoded by the coding sequence ATGCAAAGTACCAAATACACAGAAACGGAAACCGACGCCGTTTGTCGCCAATGGCTGGTGGCTTACGTGCAGTCATGCCTTGAGAAGAGGACAGCCCGGCGGCTCGCCGCTATGGGCATTGAATGTTATCTGCCCATTCAAAGTGAGATTCACCAGTGGAGCGACCGCCGCAAACGGGTGGACCGCCTGATAATTCCGATGATGATATTCGTGCACGTCACTCCGCAGGAACGTGCGCTTCCGCTAAGCCTGCAAGCCGTCAACCGCTATATGGTGTTGCGCGGTGAAAGTGCGCCTGCCGTAATCCCCGACGAGCAAATGGCACAATTCCGCTTCATGCTCGATTACAGTCAGGAGGCAGTGGAGATGTGCAGCGCCCCGCTCGCTCCCGGCGACGCCGTAAAAGTCATAAAAGGCCCGCTGGCCGGACTGGAAGGAGAACTCGTCATCCTAAACGGAAAAAGCAAAGTAGCCGTCCGTCTGGACAAACTGGGATATGCCCATGTGGATATGCCCGTAGGCTTTGTAGAGAAAAAAAAGAAGGCGCCAACCGGCGCCTTCTAA
- a CDS encoding smalltalk protein: MSKSAGIWDTILKVVIAVASAVLGVFGANAMTV, translated from the coding sequence ATGAGTAAAAGTGCAGGTATTTGGGATACAATTCTGAAAGTGGTGATTGCAGTGGCCTCGGCAGTGCTGGGCGTGTTCGGGGCAAATGCGATGACGGTGTAG
- a CDS encoding HU family DNA-binding protein, with protein MANALVVRTQRYKKIGDKTSPLVYTLKRKPRDAKMYDLKRIAEEIEALGGMSAEDVLHVGKAIVRNIREKLADGNSVRLDDFGIFRTSFHCVATELEKDCTVKNIDKVRVNFKVAGTLRLVNDSVATTKGAPNNITYELVSADGGSSSGGTGGLPDDGEEENPLG; from the coding sequence ATGGCAAATGCATTGGTAGTGCGTACACAGCGCTACAAAAAGATTGGAGATAAGACTTCTCCGCTGGTTTATACCCTGAAAAGAAAGCCGCGCGATGCGAAGATGTATGATTTGAAGCGTATCGCGGAAGAGATTGAGGCTTTGGGTGGCATGTCGGCGGAAGATGTGCTGCACGTGGGCAAGGCAATCGTGAGAAACATACGTGAGAAGTTGGCAGACGGAAACAGTGTCCGTCTGGATGATTTCGGGATTTTCCGCACTTCGTTCCATTGTGTGGCTACGGAGCTGGAAAAGGATTGTACGGTGAAGAACATTGATAAGGTGCGGGTCAACTTCAAGGTTGCCGGTACGTTGCGACTGGTGAACGATTCGGTAGCCACCACGAAAGGCGCTCCGAATAACATTACCTACGAACTGGTTTCTGCCGACGGCGGCAGTTCATCGGGCGGAACAGGCGGCCTTCCGGACGATGGGGAAGAGGAAAACCCGTTGGGATGA
- a CDS encoding DUF4248 domain-containing protein: MEKSSFTIRSYSKSELAMLYSPYITPKAAVRKLNRWIAFKPGLQEQLRASGMLPNAKCYTPLQVHTIVEALGEP, translated from the coding sequence ATGGAAAAATCCTCATTCACCATACGCAGTTACAGCAAAAGCGAGCTGGCCATGCTTTACAGCCCTTACATCACACCCAAAGCCGCTGTCCGGAAACTAAACCGCTGGATAGCCTTCAAACCCGGACTTCAAGAACAACTCCGGGCCAGCGGCATGCTTCCCAACGCCAAATGCTACACGCCGCTTCAAGTGCACACAATCGTGGAAGCGCTGGGAGAACCCTGA